GAACGGGCCCGGGAACGCTGGCCCCACGCCCAGTTCAGCCTAGTCATTGGGTCAGATTTGGTGGCCCAACTGCCCCGGTGGTATCGCTCGGCGGACATTCTGCAATTTGCCCAATTGCTGGTGATTCCTCGGCCGGGCTATCCCTTGGAAACGGCCGCGATCGAACATTTAGCCGACCTGGGAGCCAGGGTGCAGGTGGCTGACCTCAGCAGCCCCGCCAGTTCTTCCACCGCCTATCGGGAAGCGGGCGATCGCAACAGTATCCCCCCCGAAATTGAAGCCTATATTCGGGGTGAGCAGCTTTACCTATGGCAGAACGTCGGCTAGGTTCCCATCGCCTCAATGCAAAACTCAGTGCCAAGCTTAGTGCCCAACAGAGCACCAAACAGAGCGCCAAACAGAGTGCCAAACAATCGCCTGCTCCCCTGGCGGGCGATTCCCTTGCCGATTTCAAAGTAGGAGTTGATAACGTCATTTTTTCCGTGGACAGCGACAAGCGCCGACTATTGGTGTTGCTGGTGATGCGGCAACACGAACCCTTTGCCGGTTGTTGGAGCTTGCCCGGAACCTTGGTGCGCCAAGGCGAGGCCCTGGAAGCGGCGGCCTATCGCGTCTTGGCGGAAAAAATTCGCGTCCGGCATCTGTACCTAGAGCAGCTTTATACCTTTGGTGGGCCCGGCCGCGATCCCCGGGAAGCCGCCGACAGTTTTGGGGTGCGGTACTTGTCCGTCAGCTACTTTGCCCTGGTGCGCTATGCGGAGGTGGAGGCGATCGCGGATTTTGCCACCGATGGGGCGATCGGGATTGCTTGGTATCCGTTCGATCGCCTGCCGGAACTGGCTTTTGATCACGATCGAATTGTGCAATACGGCTATCAACGCTTGCGCAACAAATTGGAATACAGCCCGATCGCCTTTGATGTGTTGCCGGAATCCTTCACCCTCAGCGATCTTTATCAGCTTTACACCATTGTTTTAGGCGAAAACTTTTCAGACTATTCCAACTTCCGCAGCCGCTTGCTGAAGCTGGGAATTTTGTTGGACACGGGCGTGAAGGTGTCGCGCGGTGCTGGTCGTCCGGCTAGTCTTTATCAATTTGATGCGATCGCCTTTCAACAATTGGAAAATAAGCCCCTCGTTTTTGTCTAAATCTTGGGCGAAATCCTGGTCTAATAGTCAAAATCGCCTGCAAAGACCCTGCCAAAAACGCCGATGACTGCGCCCAGTAACTCCCCCGATCTTGACCAGTTGCCGGCCGATCAAGCCAAGCAACCGGCCCAGCCTTGGTTTTGGCTCCTGTGGGCCGGCTTCACGCTCTATGCTTTCCTGCTGGCCCCGCCCGATCGCCCGGACACCTTGGATTTGATCATTCGCCTTTCGACGGGTCAAGTATCCGGCGAAAATCCGCTCATTGTGGCTCTTTTTAACCTGATGGGCATTTGGCCGCTGGTTTACTGTTGCTTGCTGTTTGCCGATGGGCGGGGGCAACCGGTGCGTGCTTGGCCCTTTGCGATCGGGTCAATGGCATTGGGAGCCTTTGCCCTGTTGCCTTACCTGGCCCTGCGGCGATCGAACCCACAGTTCACGGGCGAGCGATCAGGTCTGATTCGAGTCTGGGATTCCCGTTGGCTGGCTTTGGGTCTCGCGGTTGGGGCGATCGGGCTGCTGGGTTGGGGCCTGTCCCAAGGCAACTGGTCAGATTTTGGACAACAGTGGCAAACCAGCCGATTTATCCATGTGATGAGCCTCGATTTTCTGATGCTTTCCCTGCTGTTTCCTGCCCTGGTGGGCGATGATTTGGCTCGGAGAGGTTGGTATCAGCAAACCATTTGGCAATGGCTAACATTTTTGCCTTTGGTGGGGCCTTTGGCTTACCTTAGCCTTCGCCCACCGATTCAGGTGACGAATGAGTAACTAGCAATTATGGTGGGGGTGAACCTGGTTGGCTTTCAGCAAATTTCTGAAGTCTCTTCAGGGCTTTTTCAGAATTTTTCAGAATTTTTTTGAATTTTATAAACTTTGCAAATTCCGTTGAAAGCTTCAATCCCTTTCGGGCTGTTTCAGCATCTTTTGGAAGAGTGTTTTAACCCATGAAACGTCGCCATTTAATGCAGTCGATCGGGCTAGGCTCCATGACGGCCACTGCTGCCGCCTGTGCCCCCAAACCCAGTGGTGGCCCGCCCGTTGCCGCCGACCTACCTAGAATTCAGTGGCGGGCGATCGCCAGTTGGCCCAAAGCCCTCGACACCATTTTTGGTGGCTTAGTCAGCATCTGCGATCGGGTCAAAGAACTCAGCGACGGCCGATTCATCATCACGCCCCACACCGCCGGAGAAATTGTGGGCGCACTGGAAGTGATGGACGCAGTACAGCTCGGGGCGGCTGAATGTGGTCACAGTTCCAGCTATTACTATTTGGGCAAGCATCGAGGACTCGCGTTTGGCACTTCAGTGCCCTTTGGCCTCACGGCTCAACAACAAAATGCTTGGCTCTATGCTGGCGGCGGCTTAACAGCTTTGCAAGCCATTTATCGCAGCTTCAATATTATTAACTTTCCCGCTGGCAACACGGGAACCCAAATGGGGGGCTGGTTTAAACGCGAAATTCAAACCCTCAGTGATTTACAAGGTTTGAAAATGCGAATTCCTGGTCTTGGTGGCGAGGTGATGTCGCGATTGGGGGTGAATGTGCAGGTGTTGCCCGGTAGCGAAGTGTTCTTGGCACTCGATCGGGGAACCATTGATGCGGCCGAGTGGGTTGGCCCCTATGACGATGCGAAATTGGGACTGAACCGCGCCGCCCGTTTCTATTACTATCCCGGTTGGTGGGAACCCGGCAGCACACTCGATTTCTTTGTCAACTTAGAAGCCTGGAACCGATTACCAAAAGCCTATCAACAGATGATTCAACTGGCAGCCCAAGAAGCCAACTATGCCATGTTGTCAAACTATGAAGCCCTCAACGCGGCAGGCCTCAAAACTCTCATTGCCAGTGGCACACAACTGCGGCCCTATTCCGCCGAAATTTTAAAACAAGCCAAAACGGAAACAGAAGCACTGTTTGCAGACTTAGCCCAGCGAGATGCAAACTTCAAGGCCATTTATGAACCTTGGAAAACCTTTCAACAATCGGTGATTGCTTGGAACAACACCAATGAATGGGTTTTTGCGGAAGCGGTTAAACCTTGAACGATCCAATCTTGCCTTTAAATCTTTCAAATCCTTTAAATTTTCCCCGTTTAAACCTATGCAAACTATGCAGAATTGGCAACGGTGGCTTCAACAGCAACTCCCTCCCTGGTTACGGCTGGCTCGCCAAATCGATCGCTGGAATTTTCGCTTGGGCCAAGCCATGGGCTGGTTGGTGGTGGCCATGCTGGCGATCGGGTCTTGGAATGTGATTGGTCGCTATTTGGGCCGGGCGATCGGGCAAAATCTCACCTCCAACACCAGCATTGAGTTGCAGTGGTATCTCTTTAGCGGTGTGTTTTTGCTCGGTGCTGCCTACACAATGCAGCGGAATGGCCATGTGCGGGTAGATGTGTTCTATAAAAATTGGTCGCCCCGCACCCAGGCGATCGCCAATTTAGTTGGAACCGTTCTGTTTCTAATGCCCTTTTCGGCTTTGGTTTTGATGGCTTCTTGGCAATGGACAGCCAATGCTTGGATGGTTCAGGAACTCTCGCCCGATCCCGGTGGTTTGCCGCGCTATCCCATCAAAGGATTGATTTTAATTAGTTTTGTGGTTTTGATGATTCAGGGCGTTTCAGAAATCATTAAAAACTTGGCAATCATTGCCGGTTTAGGCACAGATCTCTCGTCGCAGCCGATCGCCCACTCGATCGCCCCCCATCAACCTAGCCAACCATCGGCCAGCCAAGCATCGGAGAACCCCTCGGAAAACTCATCGGAGGGCGATCGCTAATGGAAACCCTTGGATTTGACTGGCTGGGGCCCCTCATGTTTTTGGGGGCGCTGCTCTTTTTATCCCTCGGCTATCCCGTCGCCTTTTCCTTAGGTGGGGTTGCCATCGTTTTCGCCCTGATTGGAATCAATGTCGATGCGTTTGAGCCAAGCTTTTTAGCTGCCTTGCCCAGCCGCATTTTTGACATTATGAAAAACTACACGTTGCTGGCCATTCCTTATTTTATTTTCCTAGGATCCGTTCTGGAAAAGTCAGGAATTGCCGAGCAACTTTTAGAAACCGTCGGTATTTTGTTCGGCCGCTTGCGGGGTGGCTTGGCCCTGGCGGTGGTGGTGGTGGGGGCGATGCTGGCGGCCACAACGGGAGTCGTGGCGGCAACGGTCGTGGCCATGGGTCTCATTTCCCTGCCCATCATGCTGCGCTATGGCTACAATCGCGAGCTGGCCACGGGGGTGATTGCCGCTTCTGGAACCTTGGGGCAAATCATTCCGCCCAGTGTGGTGCTGGTGGTGCTGGGCGACCAACTGGGGGTTTCGGTGGGCAATCTGTTCCTGGGGGCAGTGATTCCCGGCCTGATGATGGCGGGGGCCTTTGCCTTGCATGTGTTGCTGGTGGCCTTTTTGAAGCCGGAAGCCGCGCCGGCCCTGCCGCCGGAGGTTTGCCAAATGCCGCGCCGAGAATTGCGGCAACGGGTGGTGCAGTCCATGTTGCCCCCGTTGGTGCTGATTTTGTTGGTGTTGGGGAGCATTTTCTTTGGCATTGCCACCCCCACGGAGGCGGGCGCGGTGGGTTCCTTGGGGGCGATCGCCCTGGCCTTGTTGAATCGCCAATTCAGTTGGGTTGCCCTGCGGGACTCCTGCGAAGCCACCCTGCGCATTTCCAGCATGGCCCTATTTATTTTGATTGGCTCCACGGCCTTCAGTTTGGTTTTTCGGGGTCTCCACGGCGATCGGTTCATGTTCGAGGTTCTGTCGAACCTGCCGGGCGAGGGAGTGGGTTTCTTAGCCCTCAATATGTTGGTGGTTTTCCTGTTGGGGTTCTTTATCGACTTCTTTGAAATCGCCTTTATTGTGGTTCCGATTTTTGCCCCCGTTGCCAAAGCCCTTGGGTTTAATATGATTTGGTATGGGGTGATTTTAGGGGCGAACTTGCAAACTTCTTTCCTCACGCCACCCTTTGGATTTGCCCTGTTTTATCTACGGGGCGTTGCGCCTGCCATTGTCAAAACGGAGGAGCTATATCGGGGGGTAATTCCTTTTATTTGTCTGCAACTGCTGGTGTTGCTGATTATTATTCTGTTCCCGGATTTGGTGATGTGGTTACCATCTCTCAGCTTCGATTGATTAGACAGTAGGCCTCTTTCGCAAATCAGTAAAAAGCCTTCATCCTCTTCTCAAAATAGGCTGATCGACGCTCATTTCTTAGTATCGCGACTGCCTTAATTCTCTGGGTCAAAGCCGCAGAGCCAGTCGTCATATCATAACAAGGGGCTTAAGCCCCTTGCTGCCTAACGAGCTGGTAACCTTGCTGCCTAACGAGCTGGTAACCTTGCTGCCTAACGAGCTGGTAACCTTGCTGCCTAACGAGCTGGTAACGTTAATAGTCATTCGACGGGAAAACCAGGCAAAGAAATTTAGGAATTCAGGGCTGGGCGATCGCGCTGTTGATCCTGCCGAGAATACACTTGACCATCATCCCAAAGGCCAACCAAAGCCGTGATTAAAGCTTTAGCAAAACCCATGCAGTAGCAGCCAAACCGTACCAATACTTTTAGGGGTGAACCGCTCTTGTAGCAGGGGGGATGACCCAAAACATGGCAGTCAAACAGTTTGGCAAAAAAGCGAATCTGTTGCCCAAGGCTGAGGTGTTTAAATCCGAGCCAAAAATGGTTGTGATAAAAGGTGGTTTGGTAGCCGATCGAACGGGTGCTGATGTCATGGCAACCGCCGGTTTCTTCGCCTAAATGCACCAAATGGGCGGCGGGGTCATACCAAATTTTGAAGCCGGTTTTACGCAGGCTTAAGCAAAAGTCGGACTCTTCGCGAACAGCGCTGCCCCGATAGCGCTCATCAAACCGCAGGCCGTGCTGCACAAACAGGTTGCGGCGAAAGGACATGTTACAACCTCGGGCAGTGATCACCGGTTGGGGCTGGGTGGCCCGCACGAGGTCAATGTGATACCAGGCGATCGCGGGGTCAGAGGCTTCCGGCACTTGGTAATCAAATTCGCCCACATGTTTGGTGCATTCTTGCTCCAATTTCATGCGATCGAACACGCGCCCGGCCACCGCTCCAATCTGGGGATCGCCATAGTTCGCCACATGAGCCGCAATGAAACCTGGCTCCAGGCGCACATCGTCATCAATAAAAATCAGAATTTCACCGCTCGATCGCCGGGCCGCAAAGTTTCGGGCCCCTGGCAAGCTCGCCCACCGCAGGCGATGCCATTGGATTTTGCCCCCATCGGCCCATTGGGCCAGTTTCGCTTCGGTTTCGGGCAGGTGCTGCGGGGTTTGGTCAACGACGATCACTTCAAAATCAGGATAGTCCTGGGCTAGAACATCCTCGATCGAGGTGCAAAGCACTTGTTCGCGCCCGTAGGTGGGCACAATGACTGAAACCTTTGGCAACTGGGAAACCTGACTCATATCCGCAACCGTGGGGGGATGGCTAGGATGGCTGGAGCGATTCGATCGAACCGTAAATCTTAATCCAAGAGCATCCGAGCGTTGTCCGGTGAAGGGCCGCTAGGGGCGGGGGCGGTCAACATACCGCGCCGCGAGCGCCCCGCCGATGAACCCAAAAAGATGCATTTGCCAGGACACGCCCGAGCGCAACGGTAGCACCCCAAAAATCAAACTGCCATAGAGGCTGAAAATAAAAATCGAAAGCAAAATGCCGCTGGCGCTGCGTTCAAACCAACCCCGAAACAGCACATAGCTGAGATAGCCAAACACCAAACCACTTGCGCCGATGTGGATGGAGTTGCTGGGGCCAATCAGCCAGGTTCCCAGACCGCTAATTAGGGCGATCGCGCCGGTCACTTTCCAAAAGGTTTCGCGCCCACGCACCAACACCAACCAACCCAGCACCCCCAGGGGCACGGTGTTGGCCATCAAATGGGCCAGGTCGCCATGGAGCAAGGGGGCAAAGACAATCCCCCGCAGGCCGATGACATTGCGGGGAACAATGCCCAACACATCGAGATAGCCCCGGAAAACGAACTGATCAACAATTTCCAGCAGCCACAGGAGGCCAATCAGCGATGCCAAAAATCGCCCTTGGGATTTGAGTTCTTCGGTCACATGCTCAAGGAGTGATTACTGAAGTTGACGACTGGAAAGGATTCCCAGAGGAACGCCATTGGAAAGGAGCACGGTGCGCGTTTTCCACTATAGCCAGGATAGCGAACGGAACCGTCGGTAGGGGGCGCGATCGGGCGATTGTTGCGGTGTGCTGAATTCGAGGTGATGGCGATTGGGCGATCGACCGTTTTGGAAATCTGTCCCGCACAATCGCTAGTGAGATGGAAATGTTGGCTAGGCTGAAGACAGCCAGGCTTTTGATTCTCTGCATTCCAACGCCTTGGCCGTCCACTGCTGCTTTTCAACGACCAATCGCCCATGGGTTCCCGGACTCAGTTCAAAATTCCAGAACCTGGGTTCAGGGTCTGCGTTGAGTTTGCCAGTTCGGGCAAGTTTCCCCTGCGCTTACCTCCTGGCCAGTCGGCCTCCGTGACCAGGGAGGATGGCAAGCGATCGCTGAAGACTTATTCGGGCCCCGTCGCCATGTTTCCTAATTGTTCTCCTCGTTTGGCTGCCCAGTTGCCCCTTGCTGTTCGATCGGGCCCTGCTGCTGCGCGTCGGTGGCGGGGACTTTGGGGCGGGGCGATCGCCCTGTGGTTGGGTTGGCCCGGCGTTGCGTTGGCTTATCTCCAGTCGATCGACCCGGTTCCCAGCCCCAGTCCCAGCCGCCCTGTGACACCCACACCCACACCAACGCGCCCGCCGACTCCGACTCCCACCCTGACTCCCAGCCCAACTCCCACCCGTCCCCCAACTCCGACTCCGACCCCAACGCGCCCACCGACTCCAACTCCCACCCCAACGCGCCCGCCGACTCCGACCCCAACTCCCACCCGTCCCCCAACTCCGACTCCCACCCCAACACGCCCGCCCGATCGCGCGGCTCCCTGCCTGAACGAGGGCGATCGCTACCGGGCCCGCATGTGTGAGTTGCGAGCTTCAGACGAGCGCTGGATTGAAATTCACCTCAGCAATCAGCGATTGATCGCCTGGGAAGGGAATAAGCCCGTTTATGCGGTGATTGTGTCCACGGGCAAACCGGGCACGCCAACTTGGCCGGGAATTTTCCGAATTCAGCGCAAGCTCCCGATCGATCGAATGCGCGGGGCCGATTACGACGTGCCCAATGTTCCCCATGTGATGTACTACCACCGGGGCTATGCGATTCACGGGGCTTACTGGCATCAGCGCTTTGGCACGCCGGTCAGCCACGGTTGCACCAATGTGGCCCCAGATCATGCCCGCTGGCTGTTCAACTGGGCCGACGTGGGCACCCCGATCGTGATCCGCCCCTAGGGATTGTCATCAAATTCCCTGAAACCCCTACTCCACCCTGAATTGATCGCTAGGGACAAGGGGCTGAAGCCCCTTGTTGTGATGATTTGGGTATGGCAGATCAACTACCTTCACTGGATGCCAGGAAATCGCGACAGGCCCTAATTCTCCCGATCAGGATTGGCTAATCAGCCTACGGACGAGAATCCTTGGTTAAATGGTCTCGAACTGTTTGGCAGCGAGAACCAAGTCATGATCTTTGTCGGGTTGATTTTGGGTGTCGTGATCGGCGGTGCGATCGCCTGGTATTTGATGCAACAGCAGGTGGCCGACCTGGAACGCCAGCAAAAGCAATATCTCGATCGGCAACGGCAAACCCTGGAGCAAGATTTTGAGGTGCAAAAGCAGACGGCTCGCAAAAACTTCGATCGGGAATTGCAAGCCCTGCAAACGGAAATTGCCCAACTGAAAGCACAAACCGCCCCCACCGCCGCACCGCCCACTCCCGATCCTGCACGCTCT
This portion of the Limnothrix sp. FACHB-406 genome encodes:
- the hpsN gene encoding hormogonium polysaccharide biosynthesis glycosyltransferase HpsN, yielding MSQVSQLPKVSVIVPTYGREQVLCTSIEDVLAQDYPDFEVIVVDQTPQHLPETEAKLAQWADGGKIQWHRLRWASLPGARNFAARRSSGEILIFIDDDVRLEPGFIAAHVANYGDPQIGAVAGRVFDRMKLEQECTKHVGEFDYQVPEASDPAIAWYHIDLVRATQPQPVITARGCNMSFRRNLFVQHGLRFDERYRGSAVREESDFCLSLRKTGFKIWYDPAAHLVHLGEETGGCHDISTRSIGYQTTFYHNHFWLGFKHLSLGQQIRFFAKLFDCHVLGHPPCYKSGSPLKVLVRFGCYCMGFAKALITALVGLWDDGQVYSRQDQQRDRPALNS
- a CDS encoding DUF2834 domain-containing protein, with the protein product MTAPSNSPDLDQLPADQAKQPAQPWFWLLWAGFTLYAFLLAPPDRPDTLDLIIRLSTGQVSGENPLIVALFNLMGIWPLVYCCLLFADGRGQPVRAWPFAIGSMALGAFALLPYLALRRSNPQFTGERSGLIRVWDSRWLALGLAVGAIGLLGWGLSQGNWSDFGQQWQTSRFIHVMSLDFLMLSLLFPALVGDDLARRGWYQQTIWQWLTFLPLVGPLAYLSLRPPIQVTNE
- a CDS encoding TRAP transporter substrate-binding protein codes for the protein MKRRHLMQSIGLGSMTATAAACAPKPSGGPPVAADLPRIQWRAIASWPKALDTIFGGLVSICDRVKELSDGRFIITPHTAGEIVGALEVMDAVQLGAAECGHSSSYYYLGKHRGLAFGTSVPFGLTAQQQNAWLYAGGGLTALQAIYRSFNIINFPAGNTGTQMGGWFKREIQTLSDLQGLKMRIPGLGGEVMSRLGVNVQVLPGSEVFLALDRGTIDAAEWVGPYDDAKLGLNRAARFYYYPGWWEPGSTLDFFVNLEAWNRLPKAYQQMIQLAAQEANYAMLSNYEALNAAGLKTLIASGTQLRPYSAEILKQAKTETEALFADLAQRDANFKAIYEPWKTFQQSVIAWNNTNEWVFAEAVKP
- a CDS encoding rhomboid family intramembrane serine protease — translated: MTEELKSQGRFLASLIGLLWLLEIVDQFVFRGYLDVLGIVPRNVIGLRGIVFAPLLHGDLAHLMANTVPLGVLGWLVLVRGRETFWKVTGAIALISGLGTWLIGPSNSIHIGASGLVFGYLSYVLFRGWFERSASGILLSIFIFSLYGSLIFGVLPLRSGVSWQMHLFGFIGGALAARYVDRPRP
- a CDS encoding NUDIX domain-containing protein, yielding MAERRLGSHRLNAKLSAKLSAQQSTKQSAKQSAKQSPAPLAGDSLADFKVGVDNVIFSVDSDKRRLLVLLVMRQHEPFAGCWSLPGTLVRQGEALEAAAYRVLAEKIRVRHLYLEQLYTFGGPGRDPREAADSFGVRYLSVSYFALVRYAEVEAIADFATDGAIGIAWYPFDRLPELAFDHDRIVQYGYQRLRNKLEYSPIAFDVLPESFTLSDLYQLYTIVLGENFSDYSNFRSRLLKLGILLDTGVKVSRGAGRPASLYQFDAIAFQQLENKPLVFV
- a CDS encoding TRAP transporter large permease subunit translates to METLGFDWLGPLMFLGALLFLSLGYPVAFSLGGVAIVFALIGINVDAFEPSFLAALPSRIFDIMKNYTLLAIPYFIFLGSVLEKSGIAEQLLETVGILFGRLRGGLALAVVVVGAMLAATTGVVAATVVAMGLISLPIMLRYGYNRELATGVIAASGTLGQIIPPSVVLVVLGDQLGVSVGNLFLGAVIPGLMMAGAFALHVLLVAFLKPEAAPALPPEVCQMPRRELRQRVVQSMLPPLVLILLVLGSIFFGIATPTEAGAVGSLGAIALALLNRQFSWVALRDSCEATLRISSMALFILIGSTAFSLVFRGLHGDRFMFEVLSNLPGEGVGFLALNMLVVFLLGFFIDFFEIAFIVVPIFAPVAKALGFNMIWYGVILGANLQTSFLTPPFGFALFYLRGVAPAIVKTEELYRGVIPFICLQLLVLLIIILFPDLVMWLPSLSFD
- a CDS encoding TRAP transporter small permease subunit — translated: MQTMQNWQRWLQQQLPPWLRLARQIDRWNFRLGQAMGWLVVAMLAIGSWNVIGRYLGRAIGQNLTSNTSIELQWYLFSGVFLLGAAYTMQRNGHVRVDVFYKNWSPRTQAIANLVGTVLFLMPFSALVLMASWQWTANAWMVQELSPDPGGLPRYPIKGLILISFVVLMIQGVSEIIKNLAIIAGLGTDLSSQPIAHSIAPHQPSQPSASQASENPSENSSEGDR
- a CDS encoding nicotinate-nucleotide adenylyltransferase, which encodes MMSIALFGTSADPPTYGHQAIVAWLAQRFDRVAVWAADNPFKSHRAPLDCRTAMLRVLIESIEPRPAHVQVCPDLSHPRTVVVLERARERWPHAQFSLVIGSDLVAQLPRWYRSADILQFAQLLVIPRPGYPLETAAIEHLADLGARVQVADLSSPASSSTAYREAGDRNSIPPEIEAYIRGEQLYLWQNVG